One stretch of Nocardioides perillae DNA includes these proteins:
- a CDS encoding ATP-binding cassette domain-containing protein yields the protein MSATLVAKDLSGGHGHRVLFEGLDLVVAPGDVVGVVGANGAGKSTLLRLLAGATPPLAGSVTCAPTDAFVGWLPQEHERVPGETVDHYLARRTGAAEATAGMEATAADLGSGAPGADEAYAVAFDRWLASGAADLHDRVGPVLADLGLDVGADALMTSLSGGQAARVALAALLLSRFDVVLLDEPTNDLDLDGLARLEAFVQGLRGGVVLVSHDREFLARCVTRIVELDLAQHQVTVFDGGYDAFLEERAIARRHAREAYEQYAETKADLVARARTQREWSSQGVRNAVRKSPDNDKIRRKAATESSEKQAQKVRQMESRIARLEEVEEPRKEWVLQFSVAAAPRSSAVVSTLDRAVRRLGDFTLGPVSLQVSAGDRIGITGPNGAGKTTLLRLLLGRDEPDEGRASLGASVAVGVIDQARTGLDEDSPLGAAFEAVVPEMTQAEVRTLLAKFGLKADQVTSLVARLSPGERTRAAMALLQARGVNLLVLDEPTNHLDLPAIEQLEQALESYDGALLLVSHDRRLLESVRLHQRWEVDAGRVAVRQV from the coding sequence GTGAGCGCCACCCTCGTCGCGAAGGACCTCTCCGGCGGGCACGGTCACCGCGTCCTCTTCGAGGGCCTCGACCTCGTGGTCGCGCCGGGCGACGTGGTCGGCGTCGTCGGCGCCAACGGCGCCGGCAAGTCCACGCTGCTGCGCCTCCTGGCCGGGGCGACCCCGCCGTTGGCCGGTTCGGTGACCTGCGCCCCGACCGACGCGTTCGTCGGGTGGCTCCCGCAGGAGCACGAGCGCGTGCCGGGCGAGACCGTCGACCACTACCTGGCCCGCCGCACCGGCGCCGCGGAGGCCACCGCGGGCATGGAGGCGACCGCCGCCGACCTCGGCTCCGGCGCGCCCGGCGCCGACGAGGCGTACGCCGTGGCCTTCGACCGCTGGCTGGCCAGCGGCGCGGCCGACCTCCACGACCGGGTCGGCCCCGTGCTCGCCGACCTGGGCCTCGACGTGGGCGCCGACGCGCTCATGACCTCGCTCTCCGGCGGGCAGGCGGCTCGGGTCGCCCTGGCCGCGCTGCTGCTGAGCCGCTTCGACGTCGTGCTGCTCGACGAGCCCACCAACGACCTCGACCTCGACGGGCTGGCCCGCCTCGAGGCCTTCGTGCAGGGCCTGCGCGGCGGCGTCGTGCTGGTCTCGCACGACCGTGAGTTCCTCGCCCGGTGCGTCACCCGCATCGTCGAGCTGGACCTCGCCCAGCACCAGGTCACCGTCTTCGACGGCGGCTACGACGCCTTCCTCGAGGAGCGCGCGATCGCGCGCCGCCACGCCCGCGAGGCCTACGAGCAGTATGCCGAGACCAAGGCCGACCTCGTCGCCCGCGCCCGCACCCAGCGCGAGTGGAGCAGCCAGGGCGTGCGCAACGCGGTGCGGAAGTCGCCCGACAACGACAAGATCCGCCGCAAGGCCGCGACCGAGTCGTCGGAGAAGCAGGCGCAGAAGGTGCGGCAGATGGAGTCGCGCATCGCCCGGCTCGAGGAGGTCGAGGAGCCGCGCAAGGAGTGGGTGCTGCAGTTCAGCGTGGCCGCAGCGCCGCGCTCCAGCGCGGTGGTCTCCACGCTCGACCGGGCCGTGCGCCGGCTCGGCGACTTCACCCTCGGCCCGGTGTCGCTGCAGGTCAGCGCCGGCGACCGGATCGGCATCACCGGGCCCAACGGCGCCGGCAAGACCACGCTGCTGCGGCTGCTGCTCGGGCGCGACGAGCCCGACGAGGGCCGAGCCTCGCTCGGCGCCTCGGTCGCGGTGGGCGTGATCGACCAGGCCCGCACCGGCCTCGACGAGGACTCGCCGCTGGGCGCCGCCTTCGAGGCCGTGGTCCCGGAGATGACCCAGGCCGAGGTGCGCACGCTGCTGGCGAAGTTCGGGCTCAAGGCCGACCAGGTCACCAGCCTGGTCGCTCGTCTGTCCCCCGGCGAGCGCACCCGCGCGGCGATGGCGCTGCTGCAGGCGCGCGGGGTCAACCTGCTCGTCCTCGACGAGCCCACCAACCACCTCGACCTGCCCGCGATCGAGCAGCTCGAGCAGGCGCTGGAGTCCTACGACGGGGCGCTGCTCCTGGTCTCCCACGACCGCCGGCTGCTGGAGTCCGTGCGGCTGCACCAGCGGTGGGAGGTCGACGCGGGCCGGGTCGCCGTGCGCCAGGTCTGA
- a CDS encoding class III extradiol ring-cleavage dioxygenase, producing MLSHPLPGTTTAAADATLPAGHPFAAHLRHAAARAAAEEHRTWTPDDGAMPALFVSHGAPPTFEDAAWMRRLHDWAHDLPRPRAVLIVSAHWESDELGLTSTAPTELVYDFGGFADHYYRMRYDTPDNRALAQQVVSVLPDTQRVFEHRGRGLDHGAWVPLKIMYPEADVPVLQLSMPTHDPAALFALGRRLRRLKEEGVLVVGSGFMTHGLPYVDWRRPDVVPGWSADFDAWAADALARGDVEELQDFAHRAPGLPYAHPTVEHFAPLFVTLGAAADPTAGVSTPVSDWMVGLSTRSVQVA from the coding sequence GTGCTCTCCCACCCGCTCCCCGGCACCACCACCGCCGCGGCCGACGCGACGCTCCCCGCCGGCCACCCCTTCGCCGCCCACCTGCGCCACGCGGCCGCACGCGCGGCCGCGGAGGAGCACCGCACCTGGACCCCCGACGACGGCGCCATGCCGGCGCTCTTCGTCAGCCACGGCGCGCCGCCCACCTTCGAGGACGCCGCCTGGATGCGCCGGCTGCACGACTGGGCGCACGACCTGCCGCGCCCGCGCGCGGTGCTGATCGTCAGCGCGCACTGGGAGTCCGACGAGCTCGGCCTCACCAGCACCGCGCCGACCGAGCTGGTCTACGACTTCGGCGGCTTCGCCGACCACTACTACCGGATGCGCTACGACACCCCCGACAACCGCGCGCTCGCGCAGCAGGTCGTCTCGGTGCTGCCCGACACCCAGCGGGTCTTCGAGCACCGCGGCCGCGGGCTCGACCACGGGGCCTGGGTGCCGCTGAAGATCATGTACCCCGAGGCCGACGTGCCCGTCCTGCAGCTGTCGATGCCCACGCACGACCCGGCCGCGCTGTTCGCGCTGGGCCGTCGGCTGCGCCGGCTCAAGGAGGAGGGCGTGCTGGTGGTCGGCTCGGGGTTCATGACCCACGGCCTGCCGTACGTCGACTGGCGCCGGCCCGACGTCGTGCCCGGGTGGTCGGCGGACTTCGACGCCTGGGCCGCCGACGCGCTCGCCCGCGGTGACGTCGAGGAGCTGCAGGACTTCGCCCACCGCGCACCGGGGCTGCCCTACGCCCACCCGACGGTCGAGCACTTCGCGCCGCTCTTCGTCACGCTCGGCGCGGCCGCCGACCCGACCGCCGGGGTCAGCACGCCCGTCAGCGACTGGATGGTCGGCCTCTCGACCCGCTCGGTGCAGGTCGCGTGA
- a CDS encoding MarR family winged helix-turn-helix transcriptional regulator yields MSEPRWLDEEEMAAWLPLIRLVYLLPQTLDRQLRAEAGVSHAYYQVLAVLSAAPGGELTMGELARRTVTSPSRLSHAVGSLEQRGWVERHPDADDRRVQHAALTDAGRAELTRVAPTHVAHVRQRVFDRLTADQVTQLRDIATHLVTGLDE; encoded by the coding sequence GTGAGCGAGCCGCGCTGGCTCGACGAGGAGGAGATGGCGGCCTGGCTGCCCCTGATCCGGCTGGTCTACCTGCTGCCCCAGACCCTCGACCGGCAGCTGCGGGCCGAGGCCGGCGTCAGCCACGCCTACTACCAGGTGCTGGCCGTCCTCTCGGCGGCGCCGGGCGGCGAGCTCACCATGGGCGAGCTGGCCCGCCGCACGGTCACGAGCCCCTCGCGGCTCAGCCACGCGGTCGGCTCGCTCGAGCAGCGGGGGTGGGTCGAGCGGCACCCCGACGCCGACGACCGTCGTGTGCAGCACGCTGCGCTCACCGACGCCGGGCGCGCGGAGCTCACCCGTGTCGCCCCCACCCACGTCGCACACGTGCGTCAGCGGGTCTTCGACCGGCTCACCGCCGACCAGGTCACGCAGCTGCGCGACATCGCGACCCACCTCGTCACCGGGCTGGACGAGTGA
- a CDS encoding SpoIIE family protein phosphatase translates to MALRDAHVRRLTADPGGAAALSRLAALAARLLGAPSGQVSLVGQDQVVMGGAGQAESTVGRTSPAGDSLCTVTAMAGGPLLVDDARADERVRGLPPVTTGAVRSYLGVPLVVDDVAVGALCVFGPETRAWTVADAALLEQLAQPVLTELELSALARAHEDDRLAWQLAVDAAGVGAFDLDLENGELRWDERLLDLFGLEREAFGGTLGSFDAWVHPDDLERVHRALNAAVESVGHFESEYRIVRPDGALRWIAARGQALPGPDGRAVRFIGAAYDTTATQEAEARVARALEAMPTAFFHLDPQWRFTYANPEAERLLGGIGSDVVGHVIWELFPAAVGSDFERHYRGAAASGRPVAFEAYYPPPLDAHYEVRAWPTPDGLSVYFVDVTDRRRAQDAVESAAQRATLLADVTRALTDTLDPEVAVRRLAQLLVPVLADWCVVTLVDGSDPPLGPLEGSGWRARLRDVGWWHADDELRPLVEAYSRTRIAALTDESFVARVVTTGEATVLDHGATGAVASVLGPGEARDVLQRLAPASAVVMPLPGRGGLAAGLVTVFRGVERAPFDDEELQTLADAAGRAGLALDNARMYAGQRELAEALQRSLLTAPPSTGSHQVAVRYEPASETAKVGGDWYDAFSLPDGSLALVIGDVTGHDLEAAAAMGQLRSLVRGVTVTSGEGPAEVLRRVDGAMLTLEVDTIATATVAYLGPAPADAEPGSAVLRWSGAGHPPPVLVRPAADGIGGPVAEVLWGGNGPMLGLDPSLERAEHTVLVPPGATVLLYTDGLVERRRQTIDDGLARLTGVVTELVAAGLPLERLCDELLVRLLPQRTDDDVAVVAVRARD, encoded by the coding sequence GTGGCCCTCCGCGACGCCCACGTCCGTCGGCTCACGGCCGACCCCGGTGGCGCGGCCGCGCTGAGCCGGCTCGCGGCGCTCGCGGCCCGGTTGCTCGGCGCCCCGTCCGGGCAGGTCTCGCTCGTCGGCCAGGACCAGGTCGTCATGGGCGGCGCCGGTCAGGCCGAGTCGACCGTCGGGCGCACCAGCCCGGCCGGCGACTCGCTGTGCACGGTCACCGCGATGGCGGGCGGGCCGCTCCTGGTCGACGACGCTCGGGCCGACGAGCGCGTCCGCGGGCTGCCCCCCGTCACCACCGGCGCGGTCCGGTCCTACCTCGGCGTCCCGCTGGTGGTCGACGACGTGGCCGTCGGTGCCCTGTGCGTCTTCGGCCCCGAGACGCGCGCCTGGACCGTGGCGGACGCCGCGCTGCTCGAGCAGCTCGCCCAGCCCGTGCTCACCGAGCTGGAGCTCTCCGCTCTCGCCCGGGCGCACGAGGACGACCGGCTCGCCTGGCAGCTCGCGGTCGACGCGGCGGGGGTGGGCGCCTTCGACCTCGACCTGGAGAACGGCGAGCTGCGGTGGGACGAGCGGCTCCTCGACCTCTTCGGTCTCGAGCGGGAGGCGTTCGGCGGGACCCTCGGCTCCTTCGACGCCTGGGTCCACCCCGACGACCTGGAGCGGGTGCACCGTGCGCTGAACGCCGCGGTCGAGTCGGTCGGGCACTTCGAGTCGGAGTACCGCATCGTGCGCCCCGACGGCGCGTTGCGCTGGATCGCAGCGCGCGGCCAGGCGCTGCCCGGGCCCGACGGCCGCGCGGTCCGCTTCATCGGGGCTGCCTACGACACGACCGCGACCCAGGAGGCCGAGGCCCGGGTGGCTCGTGCGCTCGAGGCCATGCCCACGGCGTTCTTCCACCTCGACCCGCAGTGGCGCTTCACCTACGCCAACCCCGAGGCCGAGCGCCTCCTCGGCGGCATCGGGTCGGACGTGGTCGGCCACGTCATCTGGGAGCTCTTCCCCGCCGCGGTCGGCAGCGACTTCGAGCGGCACTACCGCGGTGCCGCGGCGTCGGGTCGGCCGGTCGCGTTCGAGGCCTACTACCCCCCGCCGCTGGACGCGCACTACGAGGTGCGCGCCTGGCCGACCCCCGACGGGTTGTCGGTCTACTTCGTCGACGTGACCGACCGTCGCCGCGCCCAGGACGCCGTCGAGTCGGCGGCCCAGCGCGCCACCCTGCTGGCCGACGTCACCCGTGCCCTCACCGACACGCTCGACCCCGAGGTCGCCGTGCGCCGCCTGGCCCAGCTGCTGGTGCCAGTGCTCGCCGACTGGTGCGTCGTCACGCTCGTCGACGGCAGCGACCCGCCGCTGGGTCCCCTGGAGGGCTCGGGCTGGCGCGCCCGGTTGCGCGACGTCGGCTGGTGGCACGCCGACGACGAGCTGCGCCCGCTCGTCGAGGCATACTCCCGCACCCGCATCGCCGCGCTGACCGATGAGAGCTTCGTCGCGCGGGTGGTGACGACCGGCGAGGCCACCGTGCTCGACCACGGCGCGACCGGGGCCGTGGCGTCGGTGCTGGGGCCCGGCGAGGCGCGCGACGTGCTGCAGCGGCTGGCGCCCGCCTCGGCGGTGGTCATGCCGCTGCCGGGGCGCGGTGGGCTGGCCGCGGGCCTCGTCACCGTCTTTCGCGGCGTCGAGCGGGCGCCCTTCGACGACGAGGAGCTGCAGACGCTGGCCGACGCGGCCGGCCGCGCGGGCCTCGCCCTCGACAACGCCCGCATGTACGCCGGGCAGCGCGAGCTCGCCGAGGCGCTCCAGCGCAGCCTGCTCACGGCGCCCCCGTCGACCGGCTCCCACCAGGTCGCCGTGCGCTACGAGCCGGCCTCGGAGACCGCCAAGGTCGGGGGCGACTGGTACGACGCGTTCTCGCTGCCCGACGGCTCGCTCGCGCTCGTGATCGGCGACGTCACCGGCCACGACCTCGAGGCCGCGGCCGCGATGGGTCAGCTGCGCTCGCTGGTCCGCGGGGTGACCGTCACTTCCGGCGAGGGGCCGGCGGAGGTGCTCCGTCGCGTCGACGGAGCCATGCTCACCCTGGAGGTCGACACGATCGCGACCGCGACGGTCGCCTACCTCGGCCCCGCACCCGCAGACGCGGAGCCGGGCTCCGCGGTGCTGCGCTGGTCGGGCGCGGGCCACCCGCCCCCGGTGCTGGTGCGGCCCGCCGCCGACGGGATCGGCGGGCCCGTGGCGGAGGTGCTGTGGGGCGGCAACGGCCCGATGCTGGGGCTCGACCCGTCGCTGGAGCGCGCGGAGCACACGGTCCTGGTGCCCCCCGGCGCGACGGTGCTGCTCTACACCGACGGGCTGGTGGAGCGTCGCCGGCAGACCATCGACGACGGTCTCGCGCGGCTGACGGGCGTGGTCACCGAGCTGGTGGCCGCCGGGCTGCCGCTCGAGCGGCTCTGCGACGAGCTCCTCGTCCGGCTGCTCCCGCAGCGCACCGACGACGACGTCGCCGTCGTCGCGGTCCGCGCACGCGACTGA
- a CDS encoding alpha/beta hydrolase: MSPETVTRSAWTPDLLGEGYEQRTLELGPDPDGEGDLAAVLVRRTVRPGERVTGAVLYVHGFSDYFFQTDLADHLAARGLAFLAIDLSKSGRARRPGQTAHHTTTLERYDAQLDAALDVVAEDHGDVPVVVLAHSTGGLVTPLWLDRRRRAGRTAPVAGLALNSPWFDLQGKPVMRGPLTWAMRALGPLRPFRALDLPEGTYGHTLHTSGAGEWDYDLELKPMAGFPVTVGWLNAVRRGHARLHRGLDVGVPSLVLRSDKTHFSRTYSEASDRADTVLDVRQIARWSGCLGAETTVVPVADARHDVFLSLAEPRRAAYAALDAWLDRHSLGRPPG; this comes from the coding sequence GTGAGCCCCGAGACCGTCACCCGCAGCGCCTGGACGCCCGACCTCCTCGGCGAGGGCTACGAGCAGCGCACCCTCGAGCTCGGACCGGACCCCGACGGCGAGGGCGACCTCGCCGCCGTCCTGGTGCGCCGCACGGTGCGCCCGGGCGAGCGGGTCACGGGCGCCGTGCTCTACGTCCACGGCTTCTCCGACTACTTCTTCCAGACCGACCTCGCCGACCACCTCGCCGCGCGCGGCCTGGCCTTCCTGGCGATCGACCTGTCGAAGTCCGGCCGCGCACGCCGCCCCGGCCAGACGGCGCACCACACGACCACCCTCGAGCGCTACGACGCGCAGCTCGACGCCGCTCTCGACGTCGTCGCCGAGGACCACGGCGACGTGCCGGTCGTGGTCCTCGCCCACTCGACCGGGGGGCTGGTCACGCCGCTGTGGCTCGACCGGCGCCGTCGCGCCGGCCGCACCGCCCCGGTCGCGGGGCTGGCCCTGAACAGCCCGTGGTTCGACCTCCAGGGCAAGCCGGTCATGCGCGGCCCCCTCACCTGGGCGATGCGGGCGCTCGGCCCGCTGCGGCCCTTCCGCGCGCTCGACCTGCCCGAGGGCACCTACGGCCACACCCTGCACACCAGCGGCGCGGGCGAGTGGGACTACGACCTCGAGCTCAAGCCCATGGCCGGCTTCCCCGTCACCGTCGGCTGGCTCAACGCAGTGCGTCGCGGTCACGCGCGCCTGCACCGCGGGCTCGACGTCGGCGTGCCGTCGCTCGTGCTGCGCTCGGACAAGACGCACTTCAGCCGCACCTACTCCGAGGCCTCCGACCGCGCCGACACGGTGCTCGACGTGCGGCAGATCGCCCGCTGGTCGGGCTGCCTCGGCGCCGAGACGACGGTGGTGCCGGTCGCCGACGCCCGCCACGACGTCTTCCTCTCGCTCGCCGAGCCCCGGCGCGCGGCGTACGCCGCCCTCGACGCCTGGCTCGACCGGCACTCCCTGGGCCGGCCGCCGGGCTGA
- a CDS encoding nitroreductase family protein, producing MDLDEVLARRWSCRAFRDEPVPAETLREVFALAQRTASWCNTQPWQVHLVTGEATARLREALSAHVLAGAPASDLPGPAGYSGVYAERRRESGYALYSALGIDRTDSDGRLAQMLRNFDFFGAPHVAVVTTDREQGVYGAVDCGGYVANLLNAATAHGVATIAQAAIAMYSDFVRGWLGVGDERQVVCAVSLGWADEDHPANGFRTSRASLDDAVTVVE from the coding sequence GTGGATCTCGACGAGGTGCTGGCGCGACGGTGGAGCTGCCGGGCGTTCCGGGACGAGCCGGTGCCGGCCGAGACGCTGCGCGAGGTCTTCGCGCTCGCCCAGCGCACCGCGTCGTGGTGCAACACCCAGCCCTGGCAGGTGCACCTCGTCACCGGGGAGGCGACCGCTCGGCTGCGCGAGGCGCTGTCGGCGCACGTGCTCGCGGGTGCGCCCGCGTCCGACCTCCCGGGGCCGGCGGGCTACTCCGGCGTCTACGCCGAGCGGCGCCGCGAGTCGGGCTACGCGCTCTACTCCGCCCTCGGCATCGACCGCACCGACTCCGACGGCCGGCTCGCGCAGATGCTGCGCAACTTCGACTTCTTCGGCGCACCCCACGTCGCGGTGGTCACCACCGACCGCGAGCAGGGCGTCTACGGCGCGGTCGACTGCGGCGGCTACGTCGCCAACCTGCTCAACGCCGCCACCGCCCACGGCGTCGCCACGATCGCGCAGGCGGCGATCGCGATGTACTCCGATTTCGTCCGCGGCTGGCTCGGTGTCGGCGACGAGCGGCAGGTCGTCTGCGCGGTCTCGCTCGGGTGGGCCGACGAGGACCACCCCGCCAACGGCTTCCGCACGAGCCGGGCGTCCCTCGACGACGCCGTGACGGTGGTGGAGTAG
- a CDS encoding acyl-CoA thioesterase domain-containing protein, which translates to MAYFERTGPTTFRPTPHVGGAWGPDEQHVAPALGLLAHVVELDLRERRGGDLVVARLSYDILGLLPLEEVEVAVAVVRPGRTVELVEATASHGGRSAVRLRAWLLQRSDTAGLAGAAHPRLDPPEELVRWDGTVLWPGGFIASVEVRRSLVRPGRATSWVRTPHPLVEGEPVSDLARTAGLLDIANGLAVRVSPEEVAFPNVDLTAHLFRHPRAGWTGFDTSVSFGPDGVGVTSSVLHDADGPFGTLAQVLTVRPGAVLPAVPVDGRGPTRS; encoded by the coding sequence GTGGCGTACTTCGAGAGGACCGGCCCCACCACCTTCCGCCCCACCCCGCACGTGGGCGGGGCCTGGGGCCCCGACGAGCAGCACGTCGCACCCGCCCTCGGGCTGCTCGCGCACGTCGTCGAGCTCGACCTGCGCGAGCGACGCGGCGGCGACCTCGTCGTGGCGCGGTTGTCCTACGACATCCTCGGCCTGCTGCCGCTCGAGGAGGTCGAGGTCGCGGTCGCGGTAGTGCGGCCGGGCCGCACCGTGGAGCTCGTCGAGGCGACCGCGAGCCACGGAGGTCGGTCGGCGGTGCGGCTGCGGGCGTGGCTGCTGCAGCGCAGCGACACGGCCGGCCTGGCGGGCGCGGCGCACCCCCGCCTCGACCCGCCGGAGGAGCTCGTGCGCTGGGACGGCACGGTGCTCTGGCCGGGCGGCTTCATCGCATCGGTGGAGGTACGCCGCTCGCTCGTGCGTCCGGGCCGGGCCACGTCGTGGGTCCGCACGCCGCACCCGCTCGTCGAGGGCGAGCCGGTCAGCGACCTCGCCCGCACCGCGGGCCTGCTCGACATCGCCAACGGGCTCGCGGTCCGCGTCTCGCCGGAGGAGGTCGCCTTCCCCAACGTCGACCTCACCGCGCACCTGTTCCGCCACCCGCGCGCCGGCTGGACCGGCTTCGACACCAGCGTGTCCTTCGGCCCCGACGGCGTCGGCGTGACCAGCAGCGTCCTGCACGACGCCGACGGCCCCTTCGGCACGCTCGCCCAGGTGCTCACGGTGCGTCCGGGCGCCGTGCTGCCCGCGGTGCCGGTCGACGGGCGCGGCCCGACCCGCTCCTGA
- a CDS encoding right-handed parallel beta-helix repeat-containing protein, translating into MTPRPLRALVHALPLPAAALLSLGVLTAPPVLPVLPAAAIPDAAIPAAGAAPAAAAAGRTFYVDPARGSDTAPGTSPTTPWRTLTRASVAALLPGDTLRLRRGLRHRGSLEVTEDGTAARRIRVATYGRGTRPVLSDGPECVRVTGDHVTVAGLAARGCGRAGFTLAGAHDVVVRVEATGAVVGVWVHDDSRHATVARSDVHHNTRMAPGTTGSDDDWGAIGVDVHGDHARVVGNRIRGHVAASPDYGTDGSAVEVYEASYATVTRNRAAGNLTFTELGGRGSSGNRFTANVVTGAVRNGSFLMTRGPGQHWGPVVGTTATRNDVRLTGPGSFGFGCYGGCTATHLVMRDNTVSARRYVGWVDGTFASSGNVWSDEVWFPLGPGDRVTALPR; encoded by the coding sequence GTGACCCCTCGCCCCCTGCGCGCGCTGGTGCACGCGCTCCCGCTCCCCGCGGCCGCCCTGCTGTCCCTCGGGGTGCTCACCGCACCCCCGGTGCTCCCCGTGCTCCCCGCCGCCGCGATCCCCGACGCCGCGATCCCCGCCGCAGGGGCCGCACCCGCCGCTGCTGCCGCCGGTCGCACCTTCTACGTCGACCCCGCCCGCGGCTCGGACACCGCACCCGGCACGTCGCCGACCACCCCGTGGCGCACGCTGACCCGCGCCAGCGTGGCCGCCCTGCTCCCGGGCGACACCCTGCGGCTGCGGCGCGGTCTGCGCCACCGCGGCTCGCTCGAGGTCACCGAGGACGGCACGGCCGCGCGCCGCATCCGCGTAGCGACCTACGGCCGCGGGACCCGCCCGGTGCTCTCGGACGGCCCCGAGTGCGTGCGGGTGACCGGCGACCACGTCACCGTCGCGGGCCTCGCCGCCCGCGGCTGCGGACGGGCCGGCTTCACCCTCGCCGGGGCCCACGACGTGGTCGTCCGCGTCGAGGCCACCGGCGCGGTGGTCGGCGTGTGGGTCCACGACGACTCCCGCCACGCGACGGTCGCGCGCAGCGACGTCCACCACAACACCCGCATGGCCCCCGGGACGACCGGCAGCGACGACGACTGGGGCGCGATCGGCGTCGACGTGCACGGCGACCACGCCCGGGTCGTCGGCAACCGCATCCGAGGCCACGTCGCGGCCTCGCCCGACTACGGCACGGACGGCTCGGCGGTCGAGGTCTACGAGGCGTCCTACGCCACCGTCACCCGCAACCGCGCGGCCGGCAACCTCACCTTCACCGAGCTGGGCGGTCGTGGGTCGAGCGGCAACCGCTTCACCGCCAACGTCGTCACCGGGGCCGTGCGCAACGGCTCCTTCCTCATGACCCGGGGCCCCGGACAGCACTGGGGCCCGGTCGTGGGCACCACCGCCACGCGCAACGACGTCCGGCTCACCGGACCCGGCTCCTTCGGCTTCGGCTGCTACGGCGGCTGCACCGCCACGCACCTCGTGATGCGCGACAACACCGTCTCCGCGCGGCGCTACGTCGGGTGGGTCGACGGCACGTTCGCCTCCTCGGGCAACGTGTGGTCCGACGAGGTCTGGTTCCCGCTCGGCCCGGGCGACCGCGTGACCGCACTCCCGCGCTGA
- a CDS encoding zinc-binding dehydrogenase — protein MRAVVCAHGALEVADLPDPRPGRGQLVLDVRRCGICGSDLHAKDHGDALDEVMVELGYHDSVRPDRPTVLGHELCGEVVERGRGAGRGPRVGDLVVSFPLVRAGGRGGDVHLVGLSPQAPGGYAEQVVVEAAMSLVVPNGLPAEVAVLTEPLAVAHHAVRRSEVAARDVAVVLGCGPVGLAVVSLLKARGVRAVVASDPSPGRRALATRCGADLVVDPTAGSPWDVAAEGQRWVRSAPQLLELAVSAMEGLRRLPGWVPLYRAAEALGAAEVRRPVVFECVGVPGMLEHVLSAAPVQSRVVVVGVCMGEDTLRPTMAVNKELDLRFVLGYTPLELRDSLHLLAEGRVDLSPLVTGTVGLAGVAAAFEALRDPEAHAKVLVDPASDARLP, from the coding sequence GTGAGGGCCGTCGTCTGCGCGCACGGCGCGCTCGAGGTCGCCGACCTGCCCGACCCGCGGCCCGGCCGGGGCCAGCTGGTGCTCGACGTGCGCCGCTGCGGGATCTGCGGCTCCGACCTGCACGCGAAGGACCACGGCGACGCGCTCGACGAGGTGATGGTCGAGCTGGGCTACCACGACTCCGTGCGGCCCGACCGGCCCACCGTGCTGGGGCACGAGCTGTGCGGCGAGGTGGTCGAGCGCGGGCGCGGCGCCGGTCGCGGCCCGCGGGTCGGCGACCTGGTCGTCTCCTTCCCGCTCGTCCGCGCCGGCGGGCGCGGCGGCGACGTGCACCTGGTCGGCCTCTCCCCGCAGGCCCCGGGCGGCTACGCCGAGCAGGTCGTCGTCGAGGCGGCGATGAGCCTGGTGGTGCCCAACGGGCTGCCCGCCGAGGTCGCGGTGCTCACCGAGCCGCTCGCCGTCGCCCACCACGCCGTGCGGCGCAGCGAGGTGGCCGCGCGCGACGTCGCGGTGGTGCTCGGCTGCGGCCCGGTGGGCCTGGCGGTGGTGAGCCTGCTCAAGGCGCGCGGGGTGCGCGCCGTGGTGGCCTCCGACCCCTCTCCGGGGCGACGCGCGCTGGCCACCCGCTGCGGCGCCGACCTGGTCGTGGACCCGACGGCCGGCTCCCCGTGGGACGTCGCCGCCGAGGGGCAGCGCTGGGTCCGAAGCGCGCCGCAGCTCCTGGAGCTCGCGGTCTCGGCCATGGAGGGTCTCCGGCGGCTGCCGGGCTGGGTGCCGCTCTACCGCGCCGCCGAGGCGCTGGGCGCCGCGGAGGTGAGGCGCCCGGTCGTCTTCGAGTGCGTCGGCGTGCCCGGGATGCTCGAGCACGTGCTCAGCGCCGCCCCGGTGCAGTCGCGGGTCGTCGTCGTCGGCGTCTGCATGGGCGAGGACACCCTGCGCCCGACGATGGCGGTCAACAAGGAGCTCGACCTCCGCTTCGTGCTCGGCTACACCCCGCTCGAGCTGCGCGACAGCCTGCACCTGCTGGCCGAGGGGCGCGTCGACCTGTCGCCGCTGGTCACGGGGACCGTCGGCCTCGCCGGCGTCGCCGCGGCCTTCGAGGCCCTGCGCGACCCCGAGGCCCACGCCAAGGTGCTCGTCGACCCGGCCAGCGACGCGCGCCTGCCCTGA
- a CDS encoding STAS domain-containing protein, with amino-acid sequence MRTEDPAYAAELTGSKLRVRGELDSGAVDLFARDLDAATDGGRRSVVVDLAATSFICSRAIAHLVAARRACLPHGADLTVVSEADGFVARVLDLCEVEHSPR; translated from the coding sequence GTGCGCACCGAGGACCCGGCCTACGCCGCCGAGCTCACGGGCTCGAAGCTGCGCGTGCGCGGGGAGCTCGACAGCGGCGCGGTCGACCTCTTCGCGCGCGACCTCGACGCCGCCACCGACGGCGGTCGGCGCTCGGTGGTGGTGGACCTCGCGGCGACGTCCTTCATCTGCAGCCGCGCCATCGCCCACCTCGTCGCGGCGCGGCGCGCCTGCCTGCCCCACGGCGCCGACCTCACCGTCGTCAGCGAGGCCGACGGCTTCGTGGCGCGCGTGCTCGACCTCTGCGAGGTCGAGCACTCCCCCCGCTGA